The DNA region agtataatttttagtttttttttttttttggtttttcgagacagggtttctctgtgtagccttggaactcgctctgtagaccaggctggcctcaaactcagaaatccacctgcttctgtctcccaagtgctgggattaaaggcatgtgccaccacacctggccaaatATGCAATTTTCACTCTACTTCCTATCTTCCATTACAATGCCTCCTGTCTCACCCTGAGCCCTACAGCAGCAGTCAGCTTGCAGGTCCCTCTTCTCCCCAGGCCCAGCCCCAGAGGCCACCAATCCATTCCCAAGGGACTATTGCTGAACTTTGGTGTGGACTCCAACTCTTCTCCGCCCTCCCATCTAGAAGCACTTCCTACctacccccatcccccaaccccagtgGCCATGGCTGGCAGAGACTCCCTACCCTTTCATTACTATTCTTTATTATTCCTTGCCTTACTGCAACCAACTTGTAGGATACCCTCTTCCAATTATACCCTAAACAGCCTGAGGACTGTACCCCCACCTTTCAGTGTGAAGAAACTCCCCTTGGATCTTTCTTGAAGCTGCTCTCATCCTGTTCTTCTAGCTTACTCTATCTCTATGCCACCCACCAACCTAAGAAGCACTCCCTACCAGGCAACCCACAGCCACACTTTCCTATGATCCAGAGAGAGCAGCAGACGCCAAGGGATGGAACTCTAACTCATCAAAGACCAGACCAGAAGTCAGTATCTACAGGCACCTCAATCATGCTAAGCTCCAATGCCTAGACACCGGTGCAAAAACCACAATGATTAATATCCAAAGCAATATGTCTCCACCTGAACCCAGGAACCCTACCCTACTGTAGTAAGCCGTAAGAAAGGCAATATAGCTGAGGCATgagacaaggacttcaaaatagcaattatgAACATAGTTAAGGACCCTAAAACGGgtatatgaaaacacaaacagtagaAGGAAATGAGTAGAACAGTTTAAGACCTGAACGTGCAAAAagaaccaaaaggaaaaagaaaaaaaaagaaaagaaaatttggaaaagaacaatagaaaacccaATAAAAACCTCAGAGAAAGCCTCATCACACAGAGTgcaagacatggaaagagaaaatctcaggttgaagacaaggtagaagaaatagaatacctcagtcaaagaaaacattaaatccaAAAATATGCAGGCATAAATCATCCTGGAAATCTGGGACATTATGAAAATCTAtaaattataggaaaaaaaagaaaaggaagaagaggagaaccATGACCACCACCACGAAATCAAAggcacaaaaatattttcaacaaaatcataaagtaattttccctaacctaaagaaggagtcCCTGTTACCAAGAACCATATAGACAGGACAGTAGAAAGGATCAGAAATAAATTCTCAACAACACAATACTAAATGTACAAGTacaaagacagaatattaaaagctacaagggaaaaagaccaagtaacatataaaagcagatccattagaataacacctgacttctcTAAAACCAGACAGGCTGGGTATTCTACAAACTCTAacagaccacagatgccagccaagATTACTATATCTAAGCAAAACTATCTATCACAATATATGGACAAAGAGAAATAATCCATAATaataaccaaatttaaacagtatccaGCTCTATAGAAGGTGCCATAAGAAAAACTAATCTGAAGAGGTTAACCatgcccaagaaaacacaaggaatacaGCATCCCAAGCCAGTGActcaaaagagagatgaaaactccaacaaaataaaaggagCATTGTTCGTGATAAATCTCAGTGGCCTCAATttcctccaataaaaagacacagattaaaaGAATGAATTAGAAAGCaaaatccatccttctgctgcatccaagaaatacACCTCATCATCATGAATATACATTACCTCAGGgaaaaaggatagaaaaagataCTCCAAGGAGATAAATACAAGAAGTAAGCAGGTGGAGCCATTTTGATATCTGACaagacttcaaaacaaaattaatcaaaagagatagggaatAACATTACATAcccaaaggaaaaatccactacGATTGTGTAATTCTAAACATGTATACACCAAACACAAgagcacccaagttcataaaagaaaaacttctaCAGGTAAAATCACATTTAACCCTGACACACTGATAACAATTTCAATACCCAACCTTTGCCAATAGGTCATCCAGAAAAAAACTAAAGGGAGAAATGCCAGAGTTCAATAGCATCATAAACCTTACATACTTAGCAGATTTCACAGAACAATTCACCCTAAACACCAAGGACTAtgctttcttctcagcagcacATGGAATGTTGTCTAAAActgaatatataattaaatataaagcaaatcttaatacataaaagaaaactgaaataataccCTGCATCCTATTAACTACTACCAACTAAAGTTGGATACCAGCTGAATAACCCACTactgaaaaatgggtcaagacagaaatggaaaaggaaattaAACACTTTTCTAGAAttggatgaaaatgaaaacacaatgtaTACAAAATTATGGGATATAACCAAGGCAGTGCTAAGAGGAGGCaagttcacagcactaagtgccatcctggaaaaaaaaaatggagagatctcatgTTACCACTTAGAAAGCTTCACAACAAAGAGAGAACTAACACGAAAAACAGTCCCCAGCAAgcaataatcaaactcagggctgaaattatccaatcagaaacaaacaaatacaaagggGAAGAGTTGGTTCTGTGGCAAAAATCAGTAATtagccaaattaattaaaaagtggaaaagaaaatattcaaatgaacaaaattagagacaaaaaaggacataacaacagacactggggAAATACAGAGGATTTTAAATACAACTCAAGAACTTGAACTCCaccaaattataaaatttaaaagaaatggataattttcttgatacataCTACATAccagagttaaatcaagatcagaaaagcaatttaaacagacctataacccctaatgaaatagaagcaatcattaaaagtctcccaaccaataaaagcccaggaccagatagatggttttagtatagaattctaccagactttcaaagaagaattaatccCACTACTACTCAGATTactgcacaaaatagaaacagaaggaatattgccCAATTCTTTTTATCAGGCCACAGTTACTAAGATACAAGTGGTTTTCATCCCAGAGTTGCAGGAATGGCTCATTACATGTAAGTGGATAAATGTAAGCCATCATATAAACAGATTGAAAGacaaaaactacatgatcatctcattagatgaaaaaaaaggcctttgagaaaatccaataccctttcatgataaaGCTTCTTGTGAGTCTAGGGATAAAGGGGGCATACATCAACAAAAAACTGATGATTTATAGCAAGCCCACAGCCAATGTCAACCTAAACACAGGGAAACTCAAAACATTTCTACTAAattcaggaacaagacaaggctgtccactctctccatacctgttCAACATAGTGCAGAAAGTCTTAGCTAGAGTATTTAGAAAACTGAAGGAGATCAGGGGAtacaaacaggaaggaagaagtcaaagtatctttatttgcagatgatacgattttatatataaatgaccCTAAAAACTCCACCAagctggtggctcacacctttaatctcagcactcgaggctagcctggtctacagggctagttctaggacagccaaagctacacaaagaaaccctgtctcaaagaaaatatcacatggcaaaacaaaaattccactagaAAACTTCTATAGCTAaaaaacactttcagaaaagtaacaggatacaaaatcaacacACAAAACTACTCCATATACAAAAGTCttattttgcttttccatatacagactgagcaaaaaatcaagggctggtgagatggctcagcagttaagagcaccaactgctcttccgaaggtccggagttcaaatcccagcaaccacatggtggctcacaaccatctgtattgagatctgatgccctcttctggtgtgtctgaagacagctacagtgtacttagacataataaatgaataaacaaataaataaataaataaagctttaaaaaaaagaaatcaagaaaacagttCCTTTTATAACAGCCTCAAAAATTAATACGAAAACAAATTACCTTgcagtaactctaaccaagcaagtgaagccttgtataataaaaactttaaaaaacactaaagaaagaaattgagaagatATAAGGCTATGGCGAGATCTCCAACATTCATtcatcagtaggattaatatagtgaagatggccatcctaccaaatgcaaatctacagattcaatgcaatccccatggaaattccaacacaattcttaacagaaattgaaaaaaaataatttcacctttacatggaaacacacacacacacacacacacacacacacatacatacaagaggggagggaggaagaggggaagggggaagaaaaaaaaagggagagggggaagaagagggagagagctaCTAAagcaatcctgaataataaaagaactgctgaagGTATCATCATCCCAGATTTCTAGTTGTAATACACTAGttgtaatagtgataaaaatagaCACACTGAACAATGGAATCAAGTTGAAGACCCAAACATaagtccacacacctatggacaacCCAATTCatggcaaagaagaaaaaaaatgcacactgaaaaaaagacagcatatccaacaaatggtgctggtcaaacttgATGGCTGtatacaaaagaaagcaaatgttcTATATTTAGTGCCCTGCACAAAACTCTACTCTAAATGGAACTAGAGACAGTGGGGGCTGGGGCTAGGGGGACTGGAACAGAAGGATTACAAAGGAAAGGGATGGGTGGAACCAGGGAGGGAATACTGAGGAGGGACACCTAACACTAAGGGCCATTTGCAAGGTCATATAGAAACCTTTTCCAGTAGGAgctacttaaaatatatacatatgtaatagaaATCTAAATGGAGATCCCCAACTAGACATCTTAGACCACCAAATCAAACTTCCAGTGCCACAAATGAGTTACATCTAGTTGAGTCATTACTCTCAGGAATAGTGAGCTGCCTGCATAGAATGCTAGTGCAACAGTAGCACCAATACTGTGGGTAACCAGCCACTGTCAGATTGGATTGAAAGCCCAGTctacaagatggaacccatggTTGGTACTGCTCAggtagccaagaacctgagactggaTAGGCCGTGGGCCTAGAGGGAAAGCAGacactattgttctgctaaagtaGCATAGCAACAGAAAGACTCCTGCTAACTAACATTCTGCTCTCCACACAGATGAGTGTCTCACTCAGCCATTATTAGAGAGGCTTCCCCTTACAGTAGATgggaactaatacagagacccacagccagataatGTGCAGAGACTGAGAGATCCTGGAACACTCAGTCCTCAGTGGGATATCTTATTAAACCGCTCCACTTAGAAATTTGAGAGCTgtgcagaggaggcagaaagactgtaagagccgcAGGGGATGGATGACACCagggaaacaaggccttctaggCACAGCAGgactaatgcacataaaaactCACACACTGTGGCATCACACACAGAGCCCTTGCCAGTCCTGGTCAGATGAGCTCCCAGTGCTGGGACGGGGAAGTGGACACAGGGTCCACCCTTAACCTAGAAGCCATCTCCAGTTCACAACCACTTGCAAAGAAAAAATAGCTTTCTCTAATGGAatctcactgggtatataaaccaCACTTGAGAGTAGAGCCCATGATgaccagcagtagatggccaatatACAACTAACAATGGTGGTTttatagttttgggtttttttggttttttggtttttttttgtcttttttgtctcTTACTGcgttgtttgggcttttttttttttaaatcttattggtcatttgcttgtatattatgtgATCTAATTTTGTGTTATAATGGGTTTAATTTACatctgtgtttcttgtgctttttagTTTTGCTATTGtttattctgctttgtttttccttttttacttgaCTGTTTcctaaagtaaaagagaaaaggggcATATAATTAGGACTAGGGATGAATATGGAAAGCTCCCTTTTATTACTATAAACTTtccaaaatgtgttttaaaatgatatgAATTACTTAGTGAAAGGTTATTTTTAGCAGTCTTTGTAAAAAGAAGAGGTGTGAACAATATAGCTGTTCTCAAGTGTCTTGTATAGTCTAGACAATTTTAGAATACTCTTCTCAAAAGTTctaattacaaaaattaaaattcccttcttaaaaaaattaaaaaatgctgggcggtggtggcgcacgcctttaatcccagcacttgggaggcagaggcaggcgatctctgagttcgaggctagtctggtctacagagtgagttccaggacagccagggctacacagagaaaccctgtcttgggaaaaaaaaattaaattaaaaataaaaaactccttCTGTCTGAGATTTGAAATATTGTGGAATActtgacacatcaagtctcttccCAAGTGAACTGCAGTCGTCAGTGGTTTGTTCAAAGTGAGTCAAAGATAAGATTTGGTAACCTGGTGACAGCTGCAATCATGACATCATAGCACAACCTATTATGAGTTTGTAATGATGGTAgtgttataaaacaaacaaacaaacaaacaaaagcctactACGCTGCCAATCACATCATCCCTGACCAACTGTCACCTTCCCAAGCTGCTCAAGCTGTGTCAGTCTGCGATACCGCTGCAGCCAGCCGGCCTGGCACGAGCCCAAGGCAGAGGCTCCGGCGGAGGGATCCGCAGAGGCTAAGGTCTCGGAAGAAGAGACAGCTACTGCGGCAGCACAAAAAGGGCTGCAACAGGGTGATGCGCCAACCGAtgtgaagacagatacagtgtccACGGTGGCTGGCCCGGAAGCTGAGTGGGCCTCGGCCCTCAGCGCATTCTGCCAGGGCCAGGCCAGAACTGCCCTCCTCCTTTTCTGCGGCTGATCCAAAACCAACAAAGCAGCCCCAGgccttcagtgcctgcctccttccaccatggctcTGAAGAGAATCCACAAGGAACTGAACGACCTGGCGCAGGATCCCCCAGCACAATGTTCAGCAGGTCCTGTCGGGGAAGATATGTTCCACTGGCAAGCTACAATCATGGGGCCAAATGATAGTCCCTATCAGGGTGGAGCATTTTTCTTGACAATTGATTTCCCAACAGAGTACCCCTTCAAACCACCTAAGGTTGAATTTACAACAAGAATTTATCATCCAAATGTTAACAGTAATGGCAGCATTTGTCTTGATATTCTACGGTCACAGTGGTCTCCAGCACTAACTATTTCAAAAGTCCTTTTGTCCATCAGTTCTCTGTTGTGTGACCCCAATGCAGATGATCCCTTAGTGCCTGAGATTGCTCAGATCTACAAAACAGATAGAGACAAGTACAACAGAACAGCTCGGGAGTGGACTCAGAAGTATGCGATGTGACTACAGAGATTATTGGATATCCTCTACAAATAAAAGGGGAACTCTGAAAGAGAAAGTCCTTTTGATTCCCACTTGACTGTTTCCTGTTTCCCATAAACCCATGCTGTACCTGCCTCATCCTCCCTGATGCACGGTCTTCACCTGATACAGTACTGCTGCATGTTGCCCACACCAGAAATACTGTACCAACACTGTCTCCTAGCAGACGACAGTTCTCCAGGCATAACCTAGATGTGAGATTAAAAGTTTTCCTTATTGACTTTAATCTGGATAACCACAATGTGTGAGGGGTGGTGGGTACACAATACTGCTCAAAAGGGGTAAAGGTCCCCCAACCTATAAGAGACGATGAGATTACTTTTAAGTGGAAGccatttaaatttgaatttttaaaatttatgaaaagcTAGATGAAGAACATGAACGTTTCTATACTCATTCTATTCCAAAAGACCTAGAACTTAAATTAACATTAAAGCCAACCAGATTAAGCCAAAACCTACTTCTTGTAAAGTCTAATTGGTCAACAAAAATAGATTGGCGATATCAGTCTATAAAGTGTGACTGGCTTTGTTCCCAAATCTTTTATACCTCAATGACTCAACTTTCTTTCACACTTTCTCTCCATATTTGGTTTATTTGTGGTTTCTCGGTTGATTCATCACTAATagctcttatttttattatattaactgCTTAATCCATTTGGATGTAAGGGTAAAAGTTcaatttgatgaaaaaaaaaaaaacttgtgtaTAAAGACCCAGTTGCTCCTCTGGAGCTTGTACATTCAAGAATGATTCATCTGTGTAATAAACCAATTATTCTAGCCATTACATAAATTTTGTGTGAATAGGCTTTTTTACTTTAAGAACTTGTTT from Mastomys coucha isolate ucsf_1 unplaced genomic scaffold, UCSF_Mcou_1 pScaffold22, whole genome shotgun sequence includes:
- the LOC116068076 gene encoding ubiquitin-conjugating enzyme E2 D2B, which encodes MALKRIHKELNDLAQDPPAQCSAGPVGEDMFHWQATIMGPNDSPYQGGAFFLTIDFPTEYPFKPPKVEFTTRIYHPNVNSNGSICLDILRSQWSPALTISKVLLSISSLLCDPNADDPLVPEIAQIYKTDRDKYNRTAREWTQKYAM